The Caballeronia sp. Lep1P3 genome window below encodes:
- the rplR gene encoding 50S ribosomal protein L18 encodes MDKTQSRLRRARQTRIKIAELQVARLAVHRTNTHIYAQVFSACGTKVLASASTLEAEVRAELADKSGKGGNINAATLIGKRIAEKAKAAGIESVAFDRSGFRYHGRVKALADAAREAGLKF; translated from the coding sequence ATGGATAAGACTCAATCTCGCCTGCGCCGCGCTCGTCAGACGCGTATCAAGATCGCTGAGCTGCAGGTCGCGCGTCTCGCCGTGCATCGCACGAATACGCATATCTACGCGCAAGTGTTCTCGGCATGCGGCACGAAGGTGCTGGCAAGCGCCTCGACGCTGGAAGCCGAAGTGCGCGCAGAACTGGCCGACAAGTCGGGCAAGGGCGGCAACATCAACGCTGCAACCCTGATCGGCAAGCGTATCGCCGAGAAGGCTAAGGCTGCCGGCATCGAATCCGTCGCCTTTGACCGCTCGGGTTTCCGCTACCACGGCCGCGTGAAGGCGCTGGCTGATGCGGCGCGCGAAGCCGGGCTCAAGTTCTAA
- the rplO gene encoding 50S ribosomal protein L15 yields the protein MELNNLKPAEGAKHAKRRVGRGIGSGLGKTAGRGHKGQKSRSGGFHKVGFEGGQMPLQRRLPKRGFTSLTKEFVGEVRLADLEKLPVDEIDLLALKQAGLVGELIKSAKIIKTGEITRKVTVKGLTATKGAREAIEAAGGSFAE from the coding sequence ATGGAATTGAATAACCTGAAGCCGGCGGAAGGCGCGAAGCACGCCAAGCGTCGCGTCGGTCGTGGCATCGGTTCGGGCCTCGGCAAGACCGCTGGCCGCGGCCACAAGGGTCAGAAATCGCGTTCGGGCGGCTTTCACAAGGTCGGCTTCGAAGGCGGTCAGATGCCTTTGCAGCGTCGTCTGCCGAAGCGTGGCTTTACCTCGCTGACGAAGGAATTCGTCGGTGAAGTGCGCCTGGCTGATCTGGAAAAGCTGCCGGTCGACGAAATCGATCTGCTGGCGCTGAAGCAAGCGGGTCTGGTCGGCGAGCTCATCAAGAGCGCGAAGATCATCAAGACCGGCGAGATCACCCGCAAGGTCACGGTGAAGGGTCTGACGGCAACGAAGGGCGCCCGTGAGGCAATCGAAGCCGCTGGCGGCTCGTTCGCCGAGTAA
- the rpsH gene encoding 30S ribosomal protein S8 yields the protein MSMSDPIADMLTRIRNAQMVEKVSVTMPSSKVKVAIAQVLKDEGYIDDFAVKAEGAKTELNIALKYYAGRPVIERLERVSKPGLRVYRGRNDIPQVMNGLGVAIVSTPKGVMTDRKARQNGVGGEVICYVA from the coding sequence ATGAGCATGAGTGATCCTATCGCCGATATGCTGACTCGCATCCGCAATGCGCAGATGGTCGAGAAGGTTTCGGTGACTATGCCCTCGTCGAAAGTCAAGGTTGCGATTGCGCAGGTTTTGAAGGACGAAGGTTATATCGACGACTTCGCAGTGAAGGCTGAAGGTGCGAAGACGGAATTGAACATCGCGTTGAAGTACTACGCTGGCCGTCCGGTTATCGAGCGCCTCGAGCGCGTGTCGAAGCCTGGTCTGCGCGTGTACCGCGGTCGCAACGACATTCCTCAGGTGATGAATGGCCTGGGCGTTGCAATCGTGTCGACGCCGAAGGGTGTGATGACCGACCGCAAGGCGCGCCAGAACGGCGTCGGCGGCGAAGTCATCTGCTACGTCGCTTAA
- the rpsD gene encoding 30S ribosomal protein S4 produces the protein MARYTGPKAKLSRREGTDLFLKSARRSLADKCKLDSKPGQHGRTSGARTSDYGTQLREKQKVKRIYGVLERQFRRYFAEADRRKGPTGENLLQLLESRLDNVVYRMGFGSTRAEARQLVSHKSIMVNGQVANIPSLQVKSGDVISVREQSRKQARIVEALSLAEQGGMPGWVSVDAKKFEGTFKSMPERSDIAGDINESLIVELYSR, from the coding sequence GTGGCACGCTATACCGGTCCCAAAGCCAAGCTGTCCCGCCGTGAAGGCACCGACCTGTTCCTGAAGAGCGCACGCCGCTCGCTCGCCGACAAGTGCAAGCTCGACAGCAAGCCCGGGCAACACGGCCGTACCTCGGGCGCGCGTACCTCCGACTACGGCACCCAGTTGCGCGAAAAGCAAAAAGTGAAGCGTATCTATGGCGTTCTCGAGCGTCAGTTCCGCCGCTACTTCGCTGAAGCAGACCGCCGCAAGGGTCCGACGGGTGAAAACCTGCTGCAATTGCTCGAGTCGCGTCTGGACAACGTCGTGTATCGCATGGGCTTCGGTTCGACGCGCGCTGAAGCACGTCAGCTCGTGAGCCACAAGTCGATCATGGTGAACGGCCAAGTCGCGAACATTCCGTCGCTGCAAGTGAAGTCGGGCGACGTGATTTCCGTGCGTGAGCAGTCGCGCAAGCAGGCTCGTATCGTCGAGGCACTGTCGCTGGCAGAGCAAGGCGGCATGCCGGGCTGGGTGTCGGTCGACGCGAAGAAGTTCGAAGGAACGTTCAAGTCGATGCCCGAGCGTAGCGATATCGCTGGCGACATCAACGAAAGCCTGATCGTCGAATTGTATTCGCGTTAA
- the secY gene encoding preprotein translocase subunit SecY — protein MANSPSLAKPGRSAAKFGDLRRRAVFLLLALIVYRIGAHIPVPGIDPDQLAKLFQSQSGGILGMFNMFSGGALSRFTIFALGIMPYISASIIMQLLSIVSPQMEALKKEGQAGQRKITQYTRIFTVVLATFQAFGIAVALENQPALVLDPGMVFRLTTVVTLVTGTMFLMWLGEQITERGLGNGISIIIFGGIAAGFPNAIGGLFELVRTGSMSIISAIIIVVLIAAVTYLVVFIERGQRKILVNYAKRQVGNKIYGGQSSHLPLKLNMSGVIPPIFASSIILFPATILNWFSSGTRTNWFANTLHGVAEALKPGQPVYVLLYALAIVFFCFFYTALVFNSRETADNLKKSGAFVPGIRPGDQTARYIDRILTRLTLAGAIYIVFVCLLPEFLVLRWNVPFYFGGTSLLIIVVVTMDFMAQVQSYVMSQQYESLLKKANFKGSNVPMR, from the coding sequence TTGGCTAACAGCCCGAGTCTCGCAAAACCCGGTCGAAGCGCGGCGAAATTTGGCGATCTGCGTCGGCGTGCAGTGTTCCTGCTGCTGGCGTTGATCGTCTACCGCATTGGTGCGCACATCCCGGTTCCCGGCATCGATCCGGATCAACTGGCTAAGCTGTTCCAGAGCCAGTCGGGCGGCATCCTAGGCATGTTCAACATGTTCTCGGGTGGCGCGCTGTCACGATTCACGATCTTTGCACTGGGCATCATGCCCTACATTTCGGCGTCGATCATTATGCAGTTGCTGTCGATCGTGTCGCCGCAGATGGAGGCGTTGAAGAAGGAAGGGCAGGCGGGGCAACGGAAGATCACGCAGTACACGCGTATCTTCACCGTAGTGCTCGCAACCTTTCAGGCGTTCGGTATCGCGGTGGCGCTGGAGAATCAGCCCGCTCTGGTGCTGGACCCCGGCATGGTGTTCCGCCTGACGACGGTCGTCACGCTGGTAACGGGCACGATGTTCCTGATGTGGCTCGGTGAGCAGATCACGGAGCGCGGTCTCGGCAACGGCATCTCGATCATCATCTTCGGTGGTATCGCGGCGGGCTTCCCGAACGCGATCGGCGGTCTGTTCGAGCTGGTTCGCACCGGTTCGATGAGCATCATCTCGGCGATCATCATCGTCGTGCTGATCGCGGCGGTCACGTATCTGGTCGTGTTCATCGAACGCGGTCAGCGCAAGATCCTCGTGAACTATGCGAAGCGCCAGGTCGGCAACAAGATTTACGGCGGACAGTCGTCGCATCTGCCGCTGAAGCTGAACATGTCGGGTGTGATTCCGCCGATCTTCGCGTCGTCGATCATCCTCTTCCCGGCAACCATTCTGAACTGGTTCAGTTCGGGTACGCGTACCAACTGGTTCGCAAACACGCTGCACGGCGTGGCCGAGGCGCTCAAGCCCGGTCAACCCGTCTACGTGCTGCTGTATGCGTTGGCGATTGTTTTCTTCTGCTTCTTCTACACCGCGCTGGTGTTCAACAGCAGGGAAACCGCCGACAACTTGAAGAAGAGCGGTGCTTTCGTTCCGGGTATCCGTCCGGGCGATCAGACTGCGCGATATATCGACCGCATCCTCACGCGTCTGACGCTGGCCGGTGCGATCTACATCGTGTTCGTGTGCCTGTTGCCTGAGTTCTTGGTGTTGCGCTGGAACGTGCCGTTTTATTTTGGTGGAACGTCGCTGCTGATCATTGTCGTCGTCACGATGGACTTCATGGCTCAGGTGCAGTCGTACGTCATGTCGCAACAATACGAATCGCTGCTTAAGAAGGCAAACTTCAAGGGCAGCAACGTCCCGATGCGTTAA
- the dsbD gene encoding protein-disulfide reductase DsbD, whose protein sequence is MFELFRIVARRGWGAVLLLAMACVMGGTARAADDFLDPGVAFKFSASEQPGEVDVRYKIADGYYMYRERFAFAVKSGGATIGAAQLPAGKVHFDQTFNKDVETYRGELLIRIPVAQASGPFELAVTSQGCADQGICYPPMERTYRVKGEALEPAGASASRATDKAADRSQSWFERAKSADYAESMLLGGGFFAVVGLYFVAGMVLSLLPCSYPMIPILSAIIVGEGARVTRGRGFALSVSYVVGMALVYTALGVAAALIGQSLGAWLQNPWVLGAFGVLLAAFAVALISGVDITLPERWQSGVNEASQRRSGGKFAAVAVMGALSALVVGACMTAPLFAVLAFIAHTGNAMLGAAALFAMGIGLGVPLLVIGLGAGSILPRAGAWMDGVKVFFGVALVAAALWIVWPVIGSVARMLLGALWLLTAAASLGVFGSGASASANVWKRLGRGLGAAFAVWAAALLLGLAAGSTDPLRPLAILASRADLTATTDAQTRTPVFAPVRSSTELDSAVKAAARPAMLDFYADWCVSCKEMENLTFSDARVQARLAQLNLLRADVTANNPADQTLLKRFGLFGPPGIIFFDARGNEVARVVGYESADTFLKSLDKLASSNG, encoded by the coding sequence ATGTTTGAGCTTTTCCGTATCGTTGCGCGCCGAGGCTGGGGCGCCGTCCTGTTGCTCGCGATGGCGTGCGTCATGGGCGGCACGGCGCGCGCGGCCGATGACTTCCTGGATCCCGGCGTCGCGTTCAAGTTCAGCGCGTCCGAGCAGCCGGGCGAAGTCGACGTGCGATACAAGATTGCCGACGGCTACTACATGTATCGCGAGCGTTTCGCGTTCGCCGTGAAAAGCGGCGGCGCGACCATCGGCGCGGCGCAACTGCCCGCAGGCAAGGTCCACTTCGATCAGACGTTCAACAAGGACGTCGAGACATACCGCGGTGAACTGCTGATCCGCATCCCCGTCGCTCAGGCGAGCGGTCCGTTCGAATTGGCTGTGACGTCGCAGGGCTGCGCGGATCAGGGAATCTGCTATCCGCCGATGGAGCGCACCTATCGCGTGAAGGGCGAGGCGCTCGAGCCGGCGGGCGCATCGGCATCGCGGGCGACGGATAAGGCGGCAGACCGTTCCCAGTCCTGGTTCGAACGTGCCAAGAGCGCGGACTATGCCGAGTCGATGCTCCTGGGCGGCGGCTTTTTCGCCGTCGTGGGCCTGTACTTCGTGGCCGGCATGGTTCTCAGCCTGCTCCCGTGCTCATATCCGATGATTCCCATTCTCTCCGCGATCATCGTAGGAGAAGGCGCACGCGTCACACGCGGACGCGGATTCGCATTGTCGGTCTCATATGTCGTCGGCATGGCGCTGGTTTATACGGCGCTTGGCGTCGCTGCCGCGCTTATCGGCCAAAGCCTGGGGGCTTGGCTGCAAAATCCGTGGGTGCTCGGCGCATTCGGCGTGCTGCTGGCGGCCTTTGCGGTCGCGCTCATTTCTGGCGTCGACATAACCTTGCCCGAGCGCTGGCAGAGTGGCGTGAACGAGGCGTCGCAGAGGCGCAGCGGCGGCAAGTTCGCCGCCGTTGCCGTAATGGGCGCGCTGTCGGCGCTCGTGGTCGGCGCGTGCATGACCGCACCGCTTTTCGCGGTGCTCGCCTTCATCGCGCATACGGGCAACGCGATGCTCGGCGCGGCGGCGTTATTCGCAATGGGCATCGGTCTGGGCGTCCCGCTGCTCGTGATCGGCCTCGGCGCCGGTTCGATTCTGCCTCGCGCAGGCGCCTGGATGGATGGCGTGAAAGTGTTCTTCGGCGTAGCGCTGGTGGCGGCTGCCTTGTGGATCGTCTGGCCGGTGATCGGCAGCGTCGCGCGGATGCTGCTCGGCGCGCTGTGGCTGCTGACCGCCGCCGCGTCGCTCGGCGTGTTCGGCTCTGGCGCGAGCGCGTCTGCGAACGTGTGGAAGCGCCTCGGGCGTGGGCTCGGCGCGGCTTTCGCGGTGTGGGCGGCGGCGCTCCTTCTCGGTTTGGCCGCGGGATCGACCGATCCGTTGCGCCCGCTCGCAATCCTCGCTTCGCGCGCCGATCTCACCGCGACCACGGACGCGCAAACGCGAACGCCCGTGTTCGCGCCGGTGCGCTCGTCGACGGAACTGGATTCGGCCGTGAAAGCCGCCGCGCGTCCCGCGATGCTCGACTTCTACGCGGACTGGTGCGTGTCCTGCAAGGAAATGGAGAACCTGACGTTCTCCGATGCCCGCGTTCAGGCGCGTCTTGCGCAGCTCAACTTGCTGCGCGCCGACGTCACCGCGAACAACCCGGCCGACCAGACGCTTCTCAAGCGCTTCGGGCTTTTTGGTCCGCCCGGGATCATCTTCTTCGACGCGCGCGGAAACGAGGTGGCGCGGGTCGTCGGCTACGAATCGGCGGATACGTTCCTGAAGAGCCTCGACAAGCTCGCTTCATCGAACGGATAA
- the rpoA gene encoding DNA-directed RNA polymerase subunit alpha, whose protein sequence is MQTSLLKPKIIAVESLGESHAKVVMEPFERGYGHTLGNALRRVLLSSMVGYAPTEVTIAGVVHEYSTLDGVQEDVVNLLLNLKGVVFKLHNRDEVTVTLRKEGEGVVTAGDIELAHDCEVINPEHVIAHLSKGGKLDVQIKIEKGRGYVPGNVRRYGEESAKIIGRIVLDASFSPVRRVSYAVESARVEQRTDLDKLVMNIETNGVISPEEAIRQSARILVDQLSVFAALEGTEAAAEAPSRAPQIDPILLRPVDDLELTVRSANCLKAENIYYIGDLIQRTENELLKTPNLGRKSLNEIKEVLASRGLTLGMKLENWPPAGLDK, encoded by the coding sequence ATGCAAACCAGTTTGTTGAAGCCCAAGATCATTGCTGTTGAATCGCTTGGCGAAAGCCACGCGAAAGTGGTTATGGAGCCGTTCGAACGCGGCTATGGCCACACCTTGGGTAACGCGCTTCGGCGCGTGCTGCTGTCGTCGATGGTGGGCTACGCGCCGACCGAAGTGACGATCGCAGGCGTCGTGCACGAATACTCGACGCTCGATGGTGTGCAAGAGGATGTGGTCAACCTGCTGTTGAACCTGAAGGGCGTCGTCTTCAAGCTGCACAACCGCGATGAAGTCACGGTGACGCTGCGCAAGGAAGGCGAAGGCGTGGTCACTGCCGGCGATATCGAACTCGCGCATGATTGCGAGGTCATCAACCCGGAACACGTCATCGCTCACCTGTCGAAGGGCGGCAAGCTCGACGTTCAGATCAAGATCGAGAAGGGCCGCGGCTACGTGCCGGGCAACGTGCGTCGTTATGGCGAAGAGTCGGCGAAAATCATCGGCCGTATTGTGCTGGACGCGTCGTTCTCGCCGGTTCGCCGCGTGAGCTACGCCGTGGAAAGCGCGCGTGTGGAACAGCGTACCGACCTCGACAAGCTCGTGATGAACATCGAGACGAACGGTGTCATCTCGCCGGAAGAAGCGATCCGTCAATCGGCGCGCATTCTCGTGGATCAACTGTCGGTGTTCGCGGCGCTGGAAGGCACGGAAGCGGCAGCGGAAGCGCCGTCGCGCGCGCCGCAGATCGATCCGATCCTGCTGCGTCCGGTGGACGACCTCGAGTTGACGGTGCGTTCCGCCAACTGCCTGAAGGCCGAAAACATCTACTACATCGGCGATCTGATCCAGCGCACGGAAAACGAGCTGCTGAAGACGCCGAATCTCGGTCGCAAGTCGCTGAACGAGATCAAGGAAGTGTTGGCCTCGCGTGGCCTGACGCTCGGCATGAAGCTCGAAAACTGGCCGCCAGCCGGTCTCGACAAGTAA
- the rpsM gene encoding 30S ribosomal protein S13 codes for MARIAGVNIPNHQHTEIGLTAIYGIGRTRSRGICTAAGVEFSKKVKDLTDADLEKLRDEVGKFIVEGDLRREVTMNIKRLMDLGCYRGMRHRKGLPLRGQRTRTNARTRKGPRRAAQSLKK; via the coding sequence ATGGCTCGTATCGCAGGGGTTAACATCCCGAATCACCAGCATACCGAGATCGGCCTGACGGCAATCTACGGCATTGGTCGCACGCGCTCGCGCGGCATTTGCACCGCTGCTGGTGTGGAATTTTCGAAGAAGGTCAAGGACCTCACTGACGCAGACCTCGAAAAGCTGCGTGACGAAGTGGGCAAGTTCATCGTCGAAGGCGATCTGCGCCGCGAAGTGACGATGAACATCAAGCGCCTGATGGACTTGGGTTGCTACCGCGGCATGCGTCATCGCAAGGGCCTGCCCCTGCGTGGCCAGCGTACCCGCACGAATGCCCGTACTCGCAAGGGTCCGCGTCGTGCAGCGCAATCGCTGAAGAAGTAA
- the rpmD gene encoding 50S ribosomal protein L30: MSEKTVKVQLVKSLIGTRETHRATVRGLGLRRLNSVSELQDTPAVRGMINKVSYLVKVIG; the protein is encoded by the coding sequence ATGTCTGAGAAAACTGTCAAGGTTCAGCTCGTCAAGAGCCTGATCGGGACCCGCGAAACGCACCGCGCGACGGTGCGTGGCCTCGGCCTGCGTCGCCTCAATTCGGTGAGCGAGCTGCAGGACACGCCGGCAGTGCGCGGGATGATCAACAAGGTTTCGTACCTCGTTAAGGTCATCGGCTAA
- the rpmJ gene encoding 50S ribosomal protein L36 — MKVMASVKRICRNCKIIKRKGVVRVICSSDPRHKQRQG, encoded by the coding sequence ATGAAAGTGATGGCATCGGTTAAGCGCATTTGCCGCAATTGCAAGATCATCAAGCGCAAGGGCGTTGTGCGCGTGATTTGCAGTTCTGATCCGCGCCACAAACAGCGTCAAGGCTGA
- the hemB gene encoding porphobilinogen synthase, with product MSFYPHHRPRRMRRDDFSRRLMRENILTTNDLIYPVFIVGGANVRQAVPSMPGVERTSVDLLMKVAEQCVELGVPVISLFPAIEPSLKTPDGREATNPEGLIPRAVRELKKNFPTLGVLTDVALDPYTSHGQDGVLDEDGYVKNDETSEILVEQARTQAEAGVDIVAPSDMMDGRIGAIREMLESDGHIHTRIMAYAAKYASAFYGPFRDAVGSAANLGKGNKMTYQMDPSNTDEAMREVRMDIEEGADMVMVKPGMPYLDIVWRVKDEFRFPTYAYQVSGEYAMIKAATQNGWLDHDKAMMESLLAFKRAGADGVLTYFALDAARILRASK from the coding sequence ATGAGTTTCTATCCTCATCATCGTCCGCGCCGCATGCGCCGCGATGACTTCTCGCGCCGTCTGATGCGCGAAAACATCCTCACCACCAACGACCTCATTTATCCGGTGTTCATCGTCGGGGGCGCGAACGTGCGTCAGGCGGTGCCGTCGATGCCCGGCGTCGAGCGCACGTCGGTCGATCTGCTGATGAAGGTTGCGGAGCAATGCGTCGAGCTGGGCGTTCCCGTCATTTCACTTTTTCCGGCGATCGAGCCGTCGCTCAAGACGCCCGATGGCCGCGAGGCGACCAATCCCGAAGGATTGATTCCGCGCGCGGTGCGCGAACTGAAGAAGAATTTCCCGACGCTCGGCGTGCTGACCGACGTCGCGCTCGACCCGTACACGAGCCACGGTCAGGATGGCGTCCTGGATGAAGACGGCTACGTGAAGAATGACGAAACGAGCGAGATTCTCGTCGAGCAAGCGCGCACGCAGGCCGAAGCGGGCGTCGATATCGTCGCGCCTTCGGACATGATGGACGGCCGCATCGGCGCGATCCGCGAAATGCTGGAAAGCGACGGCCACATCCACACGCGCATCATGGCGTATGCCGCGAAGTACGCGTCGGCGTTCTACGGCCCGTTCCGCGATGCCGTCGGCTCGGCCGCGAATCTCGGCAAGGGCAACAAGATGACGTACCAGATGGATCCGTCGAACACCGACGAAGCGATGCGCGAAGTCCGCATGGACATCGAGGAAGGCGCTGACATGGTGATGGTCAAGCCGGGCATGCCGTATCTGGACATCGTGTGGCGCGTGAAGGACGAGTTCCGTTTTCCGACGTATGCGTATCAGGTCAGCGGCGAATACGCGATGATCAAGGCGGCCACGCAGAACGGCTGGCTGGATCACGACAAGGCGATGATGGAATCGCTGCTGGCATTCAAGCGCGCGGGCGCGGACGGCGTGCTGACGTACTTCGCGCTGGACGCTGCGCGCATTCTGCGAGCGTCGAAGTAA
- the rplF gene encoding 50S ribosomal protein L6, whose protein sequence is MSRVGKSPIALPQGAEVAVKGDVITVKGPLGTISQAANPLVSVANDNGTLNFAPANESREANAMSGTMRALVANMVLGVTKGFERKLTLVGVGYRAQAQGDKLNLSLGFSHPVVHQMPEGVKAETPSQTEIVIKGIDKQKVGQVAAEVRGYRPPEPYKGKGVRYSDEVVILKETKKK, encoded by the coding sequence ATGTCTCGAGTAGGTAAAAGCCCGATCGCGCTGCCGCAAGGCGCGGAAGTGGCCGTCAAGGGCGACGTCATCACCGTGAAGGGTCCGCTCGGCACGATCTCGCAAGCGGCTAACCCGCTGGTGAGCGTGGCGAACGACAACGGCACGCTGAACTTCGCGCCGGCCAACGAAAGCCGTGAAGCGAACGCGATGTCCGGCACGATGCGCGCCCTGGTGGCGAACATGGTGCTGGGCGTCACCAAGGGTTTCGAGCGCAAGCTGACGCTGGTTGGCGTCGGTTATCGTGCGCAAGCGCAAGGCGACAAGCTGAACCTGTCGCTGGGTTTCTCGCACCCGGTGGTGCACCAGATGCCGGAAGGCGTCAAGGCTGAAACCCCGTCGCAGACCGAAATCGTGATCAAGGGGATCGACAAGCAGAAAGTCGGACAAGTCGCGGCGGAAGTGCGCGGCTATCGTCCGCCGGAGCCTTACAAGGGCAAGGGCGTGCGCTATTCCGACGAGGTCGTGATCCTGAAAGAAACGAAGAAGAAGTAA
- the rpsK gene encoding 30S ribosomal protein S11: MAKASNNSAAQRVRKKVKKNVAEGVVHVHASFNNTIITITDRQGNALAWATSGGQGFKGSRKSTPFAAQVAAESAGRVAMEYGVKNLEVRIKGPGPGRESAVRALHGLGIKITAISDVTPVPHNGCRPPKRRRI, translated from the coding sequence ATGGCTAAGGCTTCGAACAACTCCGCGGCGCAACGCGTTCGCAAGAAGGTAAAGAAGAACGTCGCCGAGGGCGTGGTTCACGTTCACGCGTCGTTCAACAACACCATTATCACGATCACTGACCGTCAAGGTAACGCGCTGGCATGGGCGACTTCGGGTGGTCAGGGCTTCAAGGGCTCGCGTAAGTCGACGCCGTTTGCAGCTCAGGTCGCAGCCGAATCGGCTGGCCGCGTGGCAATGGAATACGGCGTGAAGAACCTCGAAGTGCGGATCAAGGGCCCCGGTCCTGGCCGTGAATCGGCGGTGCGCGCGCTGCATGGTCTTGGCATCAAGATCACCGCGATCTCCGACGTGACGCCGGTCCCGCACAACGGTTGCCGTCCGCCGAAGCGCCGTCGCATCTAA
- the cutA gene encoding divalent-cation tolerance protein CutA, with translation MNVPVMLMLTTLPDAESATALAHAILEARLAACVTKLGAVESHYHWKGAVESSQEIQVLIKTSVARSDELQRFIEARHPYETPEILVWQADASPAYGQWVNSETQRPLHV, from the coding sequence TTGAACGTTCCCGTCATGCTGATGCTGACGACGCTGCCCGATGCCGAATCGGCGACGGCGCTCGCTCATGCCATTCTTGAAGCGCGGCTTGCTGCATGCGTGACGAAGCTTGGGGCGGTGGAGTCGCACTATCACTGGAAGGGCGCGGTGGAGTCGTCGCAGGAAATTCAGGTGTTGATCAAAACGAGCGTGGCCCGCAGCGACGAGCTTCAGCGTTTCATCGAAGCCCGGCATCCTTACGAAACGCCTGAAATCCTGGTCTGGCAGGCGGATGCGTCGCCTGCCTACGGGCAATGGGTCAACTCCGAAACGCAGCGTCCTCTTCATGTTTGA
- the rplQ gene encoding 50S ribosomal protein L17, whose protein sequence is MRHKHGLRKLNRTSSHRLAMLRNMSNSLIEHEVIKTTLPKAKELRKVVEPLITLGKKPSLANRRLAFNRLRDRDSVAKLFDVLGPRYANRPGGYLSILKFGFRVGDNAPMALIQLMDRPEVEETEEVQEAE, encoded by the coding sequence ATGCGTCACAAGCATGGTTTGCGGAAACTGAACCGCACGAGCAGCCACCGTCTGGCAATGCTCCGCAATATGTCGAACTCGCTGATCGAGCACGAAGTCATCAAGACGACGCTGCCGAAAGCCAAGGAACTGCGCAAGGTTGTCGAGCCTCTGATCACGCTCGGCAAGAAGCCGTCGCTGGCAAACCGCCGTCTGGCGTTCAACCGTCTGCGCGATCGTGATTCCGTCGCGAAGCTGTTCGACGTTCTCGGCCCGCGCTACGCGAATCGTCCGGGTGGCTATCTGAGCATCCTCAAGTTCGGCTTCCGCGTCGGCGATAACGCTCCGATGGCACTGATCCAACTGATGGATCGCCCGGAAGTGGAAGAAACGGAAGAAGTTCAGGAAGCTGAATAA
- the rpsE gene encoding 30S ribosomal protein S5, with product MAKMQAKVQADERDDGLREKMISVNRVTKVVKGGRILGFAALTVVGDGDGRVGMGKGKAKEVPVAVQKAMEQARRNMFKVPLKNGTLQHEVHGKHGASSVLLAPAKDGTGVIAGGPMRAVFDVMGVQNVVAKSHGSTNPYNLVRATLDGLRKQSTPGDIAAKRGKSVEDILG from the coding sequence ATGGCAAAGATGCAAGCGAAAGTTCAGGCTGACGAACGCGACGACGGCCTGCGCGAAAAGATGATTTCGGTCAACCGCGTGACCAAGGTCGTGAAGGGTGGCCGTATTCTCGGCTTCGCCGCACTGACCGTGGTTGGCGACGGTGACGGCCGTGTCGGCATGGGCAAAGGCAAGGCGAAGGAAGTTCCGGTTGCCGTTCAAAAGGCGATGGAACAAGCCCGCCGCAACATGTTCAAGGTGCCCCTGAAGAATGGCACGCTGCAACACGAAGTGCACGGCAAGCACGGTGCTTCGTCGGTCCTCCTCGCTCCGGCGAAGGACGGTACCGGCGTGATCGCCGGCGGCCCGATGCGCGCAGTGTTCGACGTGATGGGTGTGCAGAACGTGGTGGCGAAGAGCCACGGCTCGACGAATCCGTACAACCTCGTTCGTGCAACGCTCGACGGTCTGCGCAAGCAATCGACCCCGGGCGACATCGCGGCGAAGCGCGGCAAGTCCGTCGAAGATATTTTGGGCTAA
- the infA gene encoding translation initiation factor IF-1, whose amino-acid sequence MAKDDVIQMQGEVIENLPNATFRVKLENGHVVLGHISGKMRMHYIRILPGDKVTVELTPYDLSRARIVFRAK is encoded by the coding sequence ATGGCCAAAGACGATGTAATCCAGATGCAGGGCGAGGTTATCGAAAACCTCCCCAACGCTACTTTCCGGGTGAAGTTGGAAAATGGCCATGTCGTCCTGGGACACATTTCTGGGAAGATGCGGATGCACTACATCCGCATCCTTCCGGGCGACAAGGTTACGGTTGAATTGACGCCTTACGATCTGTCTCGTGCACGGATCGTGTTCCGGGCGAAGTGA